A genomic segment from Gracilimonas sediminicola encodes:
- a CDS encoding sensor histidine kinase, whose translation MKGIAATGFLSIVIFLVMGSQALSQSAESPNYVVTQFGLNEGLPQSSVNDIIQTKDGYLWMATYGGLVRFDGNSFTVFNKSNLKGLATERILELFEDRKGGIWLFLEGDLGYVQRYIGGKIETYDFGKQGGSRIELNEDERGVLWATAYGDTYRFTGTEFEKKELIVDSDLAEVIKNDSLGIWLAYEYKIVKTAGDSVIQIEDYENEEKNAHLGYIEVIEYPKHSGQLFIGTVDNGVLIQNGNSRQVFNTENGASNNNFVRFERFDEEKLIINFPGDILIWEEDKFRQMTPIPGQLNVIYRSVLKDNEGNYWFGTDGDGLFKLRSTPIHMIDIDQGLNNEKMLSLAQLNDGKALFATNCGGIYYWDGLKATYPNLNEIFEGKCNWAVYQDTKERIWIGSNDLRYLPTLEGPAITFGDEDGFTAGRVFGISEDTKGQIWVLTDDGVFVYKGDYFKNLTREDGLYYNSVRTIFEDSRGRMWIGTRAGLNRIDGGEMKKIELLSNEPGSFQEKQPPVRAIFEDGNGYIWVGTYGNGLYRVDGNKVLNITEEDGLYDNIISHIVEDGEGNFWMGSNRGISSVKRSDLNGFLDGEIDHIPSNSYGAADGMNSAETNGGFQPSTFTDSLGRIYFPTVAGVAVVNPGLVRKNEVSPRVYIEKLNTDEGPVELSSGISLSYNTSYLEILYTAISFSEPGKVEFRYKMEGLNDDWIEVGNRREALYSKIPPGNYTFRVIAGNSDGVWNMEGASLAITVVPPFWQTTWFYTLMGLLVAGAGGLVYYLRIEQLKRQNARQKRFTEQLIESEEQERKRIASELHDSLGQQILVIKNRAELARKFVDQPAELDEQLDEIMQSAVTSIEDVRSISHGLRPVHLEKFGLTEALNNLCSQVQDSSSIEWSYHVDDIDEVISKDKEINFYRVIQEGITNIFKHSKASEASVIIRRAEPGLKAMIWDNGAGFDPDDKLNAGGLGLSGMNERVETLGGTLSIDSGKTEGTTITIVIPVKEWAMS comes from the coding sequence ATGAAGGGCATAGCAGCAACTGGTTTCTTATCGATAGTAATTTTTTTAGTAATGGGGTCTCAGGCACTCTCCCAAAGTGCAGAGTCACCCAATTATGTTGTTACCCAATTTGGACTTAACGAAGGCCTTCCTCAAAGTTCAGTAAATGATATCATTCAAACTAAAGATGGTTACCTATGGATGGCTACCTATGGGGGATTGGTGCGTTTTGATGGCAATTCATTTACGGTATTCAATAAGTCTAACTTAAAAGGATTGGCGACTGAGCGTATTCTCGAATTATTTGAAGACCGGAAGGGGGGGATTTGGTTATTTCTGGAAGGTGATTTGGGGTATGTACAGCGGTATATAGGCGGCAAGATAGAAACGTATGATTTTGGAAAGCAAGGAGGCAGCCGGATTGAGTTAAACGAAGATGAGAGGGGAGTGCTCTGGGCGACTGCGTATGGAGATACCTATCGTTTTACAGGAACTGAATTTGAAAAGAAAGAACTAATTGTTGATTCCGATTTAGCCGAAGTAATCAAGAATGATAGTTTAGGTATTTGGCTTGCATACGAGTATAAAATTGTGAAGACGGCAGGCGACAGCGTTATTCAGATAGAGGATTACGAGAATGAGGAAAAGAATGCCCATCTTGGATATATAGAAGTTATTGAATACCCAAAACACTCAGGCCAGCTGTTCATCGGAACGGTTGATAATGGGGTACTCATTCAAAATGGAAATTCCCGTCAGGTATTTAATACAGAAAACGGGGCAAGCAACAATAATTTTGTTCGGTTTGAGAGATTTGATGAAGAGAAACTCATCATTAATTTCCCCGGCGACATCCTTATTTGGGAAGAAGATAAATTCAGGCAAATGACTCCGATTCCCGGGCAGCTGAATGTTATTTATCGGAGTGTTTTAAAGGATAACGAAGGGAATTATTGGTTTGGGACAGACGGAGATGGATTATTTAAACTCCGGTCAACTCCAATTCATATGATCGACATAGATCAGGGCTTAAATAATGAGAAAATGCTTTCTCTGGCTCAATTAAACGATGGAAAAGCTCTTTTTGCAACTAATTGCGGGGGTATTTACTATTGGGACGGACTCAAAGCTACCTATCCAAATTTAAACGAAATATTCGAAGGAAAATGTAACTGGGCAGTATATCAGGATACAAAAGAAAGAATTTGGATTGGTTCAAATGATTTACGTTATCTCCCGACTTTGGAAGGACCGGCTATAACTTTTGGTGATGAAGATGGATTCACTGCAGGTAGAGTTTTTGGAATATCAGAAGATACAAAGGGTCAAATTTGGGTGCTCACTGATGATGGGGTTTTTGTTTACAAGGGAGATTATTTTAAGAATCTGACAAGAGAAGACGGGCTTTACTACAATAGTGTCCGAACGATATTTGAAGATAGCCGTGGAAGAATGTGGATTGGTACAAGGGCCGGCTTAAACAGAATCGATGGCGGGGAAATGAAAAAAATTGAATTATTGAGTAATGAACCGGGCTCTTTTCAAGAAAAACAACCACCGGTTCGCGCAATTTTTGAAGATGGCAATGGCTACATCTGGGTAGGAACATATGGGAATGGACTTTACAGGGTGGACGGTAATAAGGTTTTAAATATTACTGAAGAGGATGGTTTGTACGACAATATTATCTCTCATATAGTTGAAGATGGGGAAGGTAATTTTTGGATGGGCAGTAATCGTGGCATATCGAGTGTTAAGAGAAGCGACTTGAATGGCTTTTTAGACGGTGAAATTGATCACATACCATCCAATTCTTACGGAGCAGCTGATGGCATGAATTCTGCTGAAACAAACGGGGGATTTCAGCCAAGTACTTTTACCGATTCTTTAGGTCGTATTTATTTTCCTACCGTAGCCGGCGTAGCTGTGGTAAACCCCGGGTTAGTCAGGAAAAATGAGGTGTCGCCGCGGGTTTATATCGAAAAGCTAAATACAGATGAGGGGCCTGTTGAGCTTTCTTCTGGTATATCACTATCCTACAACACTTCATATTTGGAAATTTTATATACAGCTATAAGCTTTTCAGAACCTGGAAAGGTGGAGTTCCGGTATAAAATGGAAGGTTTGAATGATGATTGGATCGAGGTAGGAAATCGAAGAGAAGCACTCTACTCAAAGATCCCGCCCGGCAATTATACGTTTAGAGTGATTGCCGGTAATAGCGATGGAGTTTGGAATATGGAGGGAGCTTCATTAGCCATTACGGTTGTACCACCTTTCTGGCAAACTACATGGTTTTATACGTTAATGGGGCTATTGGTAGCTGGTGCTGGTGGCCTTGTCTATTATTTGAGAATAGAGCAGCTGAAAAGACAGAATGCACGACAAAAGCGCTTTACCGAACAGCTTATTGAATCGGAGGAGCAGGAAAGAAAGCGGATTGCATCTGAACTACACGATAGTCTTGGCCAGCAAATTTTAGTTATAAAAAACAGGGCAGAGCTTGCTCGAAAATTTGTTGATCAACCTGCGGAACTGGACGAACAGCTTGATGAAATTATGCAAAGTGCGGTTACCTCTATTGAGGACGTCCGGTCTATTTCTCATGGATTACGTCCGGTTCACCTTGAGAAATTTGGACTCACTGAAGCTTTGAACAATTTATGCAGTCAGGTTCAGGACTCCTCTTCTATAGAATGGAGTTACCATGTGGACGATATTGATGAGGTGATATCCAAAGACAAAGAAATCAACTTCTACAGAGTTATTCAGGAAGGGATAACCAATATTTTTAAACATTCAAAAGCTTCGGAAGCATCTGTAATTATCCGAAGGGCAGAACCCGGATTAAAAGCTATGATATGGGATAATGGTGCTGGATTTGATCCTGACGATAAATTAAATGCAGGTGGGCTTGGTTTGTCAGGGATGAATGAACGGGTTGAAACTCTCGGGGGTACCTTATCGATTGATTCGGGGAAGACGGAAGGAACTACAATCACAATAGTTATACCGGTTAAAGAATGGGCAATGTCGTAA